The Halomonas sp. THAF5a genome segment TGAAGGCCACGCCTCGACCGGCTCGGCCTTCCCCACATCCGCCCCTTGCGACACCACCACGGAGACGGTCATGGTTCGCTTCCTGTTCACCCTCGCCGCGCTGGCCGGCCTGGCCTACGGCGGCATCTACCTCTACTACGACCTCAGCCTGACGCGCGCCGTCGGCGATCACCTCGACCGCCTCGGCCTCACCGCGGTGGAGGTCAAAGGGATCGACTTCGCGCCCACGGCGCCGCTGATCACCGATACCCACGTCACCGCCGAGGTCGCCTACGGCAGCGCCGAGGCGAGCCTCGACATCCGCGTGATCGGCCATCCCGTGTTCTCCGAGGAGACTCGCCTCGAACTCGACAGCCTGCAGGCCTTCCGGCTCAGCATCGGCGCGGGCGGTTGAGTCTCCCCGCCCCACAAGCCACCCGCGCGACCGGGCGTGGTATGCTTTCGGGTTCATCAACCGGCATCCCAGCCGACCTCTAAGGAGAGCAACATGGCTCAGGCAAGCGCACGTCATATCCTGGTGGACAGCGAAGCGAAGTGTAACGAACTCAAGGCCGAGATCGAGGCCGGCCGCGACTTCGCCGAGGTCGCTCGCGAGCACTCCAACTGCCCCTCCGGCCGCCAGGGCGGCGAGCTCGGCACCTTCGGCCCGGGCCAGATGGTGCCGGAGTTCGACAAGGTGGTGTTCTCCGCCGACCTGAACCAGGTTCAGGGCCCGGTGAAGACCCAGTTCGGCTACCACCTGCTGGAAGTCACCAGCCGCAGCTGAGGCCCCGGCCTGCCGTCAGGAGCCGCGCATGGAGCCCATGCGCGGCTTTTTTTCTTGTACAGTCCCTGTATGACGTAGAGGATGATGGCAGGTCACCGACCCCGAGAGGAGCCCTTCGATGAACGACGACACCTTCCACCACAGCATACGCAAGCTGCTGAAGAACGTGGGCGTGAACACCCAGCAGGAGATCGAGCAGGCCGTGCGCCAGGCGCTGGCCGACGGCCGCCTGACGGGCGACGAGACCCTGCCGGCGACCGTGAGGGTCGAGGTGGCGGGTCTCGAGCTGGCGCTCGACTTCACGGGGGAGATCACCCTTGAGTGAGTCGCCGATGATTCGCGTCGAGGGGCTGTCGAAGACCTTCGCCGACGGCTTCCAGGCCCTCGTGGATGTCGACCTGACGATCCAGCGCGGCGAGATCTTCGCCCTGCTCGGGCCCAACGGCGCCGGCAAGACGACCCTAATCAGCGTGATCTGCGGGCTGGTCAACGCCTCCGCCGGCCGGGTGCTGGTGGACGGCCACGACAACGTCGCCGACTACCGCGCCGCCCGCTCGCTGATCGGCCTGGTGCCCCAGGAGCTGACCAACGAGGCCTTCACCACGGTGTGGGACACGGTCAGCTTCAGTCGCGGGCTCTTCGGCAAGCCCAAGGACCCGGCGCACATCGAGAGGGTGCTGCGCTCGCTGACCCTGTGGGAGAAGCGTCACAGCCGGCTGCTGGAGCTCTCCGGCGGCATGAAGCGCCGGGTGCTGATCGCCAAGGCGCTCTCCCACGCGCCCCAGGTGCTGTTCCTCGACGAGCCCACCGCCGGGGTCGACGTGGAGCTGCGCCGCGAGATGTGGGAGGTGGTGCGCGGCCTGCGCGACCAGGGGGTGACGATCATCCTCACCACCCACTACATCGAGGAGGCCGAGGAGATGGCCGACCGCATCGGGGTGATCCGCCGCGGGGAGATCGTGCTGGTGGAGAACACCCACGCGCTGATGCACAAGCTCGGCAGCAAGGAGCTGACCCTGCACCTGCAGGAGCCCCTCGAGGCGGTGCCGGACTCGCTGGCCGGCCACGGCCTGGTGCTCGGCGACGAGGGCCACGCGCTCGTCTACAGCTACGATGCGGCCCGCCCGGAGGACGGCTCGACCATCTCCGGGCTGCTCGCCGACCTCGAGGCGGTGGGCGTGCGGGTGCGCGACCTGCACACCCGCCAGAGCTCCCTCGAGGACATCTTCGTCAGCCTGGTCCAGGAGCGTCGATCGACATGAACCGCGTGAACCTTACGTCCGTCAGGACCCTCTACTGCGCCGAGATGGCGCGCAGCCTGCGCACCATGCTGCAGAGCATCGTCTCGCCGGTGATCTCCACCTCGCTCTACTTCGTGGTGTTCGGCGCGGCCATCGGCACCCGGATCAGCGAGGTGGAGGGCGTGAGCTACGGCGCCTTCATCGTGCCGGGCCTGATCATGCTGATGCTGCTGACCCAGAGCGTCTCCAACGCCTCCTTCGGGATCTTCTTCCCGCGCTTCTCGGGCTCGATCTACGAGATCCTCTCGGCGCCGATGTCCTACGTCGAGGTGGTGGTGGGCTACGTCGGGGCGGCGGCCACCAAGTCGCTGATCCTCGGGCTGATCGTGCTGGTGACGGCGCGGCTCTTCGTGCCCTACTCCATCGATCACCCGCTGATGATGGCGGTGTTCCTGGTGCTCACCGCGGTGACCTTCAGCCTGCTCGGCTTCATCATCGGCATCTGGGCCGACGGCTTCGAGAAGCTGCAGCTGGTGCCGCTGCTGGTGATCACCCCGCTGACCTTCCTCGGCGGCACCTTCTACTCCATCGACATGCTGCCACCCTTCTGGCAGGCGTTGACCCTGGCCAACCCGGTGGTCTACCTGGTCAGCGGCTTCCGCTGGAGCTTCTACGGCATCAGCGACGTGAGCCCGCTGGTCAGCCTGGGGATGATCCTGCTGTTCCTCTCGGTGGCGCTCGCCATGGTGGGCTGGATCTTCCGGAGCGGCTACCGCCTCAAGCCCTGATCACGCCGGGAGCAGGGCTGGGTCAAGGATGAATCAGGGTGCCGGCCAGGCCCTCGAGGATCCGCTCGGCATCCTCCAGCGCGCCGATGCCGGCGACCCCGCCACGGGCGGTGACGAACTCGCAGGCGGCCGTCACCTTGGGGCCCATGGAGCCCGGCTCGAAGGCGAGCTCGCCGAGCATCTCGGGCGTCGCGCGAGCGAGCGGGCTTGGCGCGGGCCCGCCCCAGCCCTGGTACACCGCCGCCACGTCGGTCAGCAGCAGCAGCGCATCGGCATCCAGCCGGGTCGCCAGCAGGCCGGAGGCGTGATCCTTGTCGATCACCGCCTCGATGCCCTCCAGCCGCCCGCCGGCGCCCCGCACGGTGGGGATGCCGCCCCCCCCGGCGCAGATCACCACCACCCCGGCGTCCACCAGCCGACCGATGACATCGATGGGCAGGATGCGCCGCGGCAGCGGCGAGGCGACGACCCGCCGCCAGTGCCCGGGGGAGGACGCGACGAAGGCCCAGCCCCGCTCGGCCTTCCAGCGCTGCATGTCGGCGAGGCCGTACTCCGGGCCGATGGGCTTGCTCGGCAGCAGGAAGGCGGGATCGTCGGCATCCACCTCGACCCGGGTCAGCAGGGTGGCGCAGCTGGCACCGGCCGGCATCGCGTTCATCAGCTCCGCCTCGATCAGGTAGCCGATCATGCCCTCGGTCTGGGCATCCAGCACGTCCAGCGGAACGGCCTCCGTCGGCTGGCAGGCCTGGGCCTGGAGGGCGAGCAGCCCCACCTGGGGGCCGTTGCCGTGGGTCACCACCAGCTGGTGCCGACCAGCCAGCTCGGCCAGGCCCCGAGCGGCGCGGCGCACGTTGTGGCGCTGGTTGTCGATGGTCATGGGCTCGCCCGGCCGCAACAGGGCATTGCCGCCAAGGGCCACCACGATACGCATGCGGTTCGCCTCCGAGGGTCGATGTCGGGGCCCGCCGGGAGCCCCCGGCATCCGGCGCGAGGCGGTGCCCGCCCCGGGCCCTCGGCCTTCCCCCCAGCATAGCCCGCGCGGGTCATGGCCGGCGGTAAAGCGTGGCCGAGCGGCTATCGAGCGACGCCGGCGGCGGGTATCATCCCCACCCTCGCCCTTCACCGCGGAGCTCCCATGCCGATCCTGCACAGCATCATCCATCGCATCGACACGGCCTCCGGCGAGACGCCGACGCTGATCCCCGCCGCCGAGGAGCTCGCCCCCTCCGCGGCGCTGGACGACCTGCTGGCCGGCGTCAACGACGCCTTCAACGCCAAGCCCAAGGCCTGGGGCCACTTCGTCGACGCCACGCCCGAGGGCGAGGTGAGTTCGCCGTTTTCCACCGAGCTCGCCGAGGTCCTCGACGGCGGCCGCGACTTCGCCACCTTCAGCCGCGACGTGGCGGCGCGCCTCGCCGAGCTGATCGGCGATCACCTGACCCTCGCCGGCGATCTCTTGATGGTCGATCAGCGCGTCGGCGACGCTCGCTATCTCTTCCTGGCGCTGCTGCACCATCGCAGCGGGTTCGGCGTCGACGACGATCTGGCCGTGGTGCCGGTGCGCCAGCTCAACCTGACCCAGATGAGCCTCGCCGCGCGCCTCGACATCCGCCAGTGGCAGGGCGAGACGCCGTCGAAGCAGTACCTCGCCTGGACCAAGGACCGCGGCGGCAAGAAGCTCGCCGAGGGCTTCGCCGCCCTGCTCGGCGCCGCGGAGGGGGTGGACGCCACGGGCGAGACCCGCACCCTGCTCAAGGCCTTCAGCGACTACGTGGAGCAGGAGGACCTGCCCGAGGAGGCCAGCCGCGAGAAGACCGATGCGCTGATCGACTACGCCAGCGACCAGGCGAGTCGTGGCGAGCCGATCACCCTGGAGGAGCTCTCCGAGGTGCTCGACGAGCAGCAGCCGACGGCCTTCTATGAGCACATCCGCAACGCCGACTACGGCCTCTCCCCGGAGATCCCGCCGGACAAGCGCACCCTCAACCAGTTCCGGCGCTTCGCCGGCCGCTCGGGGGGCGTATCGATCAGCTTCGACTCCCACCTGCTGGGCTCCAGCGTGGAGTACGACGAGGCGCAGGATCGGCTGATCATCAAGCAGGTGCCCAAGCAGCTGCGCGAGCAGCTCAAGCGCCAGGACTGAGGGCGCGAGGCGGCATCTCGCTCGAGGACCAACGGCGAACGCCGCGAAGCGCGCTATGCTGAGCGTCGTCGACCTGACATCCCGAGCTGATCATCGAGAGAACGTCGCCATGCGCCGCATCCTGATCCTCCAGGGCCACCCCGACACCGCCGCCCCGCACCTGCTGCACGCCCTGGCCGACCACTACCGCCGGGGCGCCGAGCAGGCCGGCCACGAGGTGCGCGTCCTGACCATCGCCGAGCAAACCTTCCCCCTGCTGCAGAGCCAGCGGGCCTGGACCGAGGAGCCGATGCCCGAGGCCCTCGCGCCGGCGCGGGACGCCATCGCCTGGTGCGAGCACCTGGTGCTCTGCTTTCCGCTGTGGCTCGGCGACATGCCGGCGCTGGTGAAGGGCTTTCTCGAGCAGGTGCTGCGCCCCCACTTCGCCTTCGAGTACGTGCAGGGCAACCCCCTGGGGCGCAAGGGGCTCACGGGCCGTTCGGCGCGGGTGGTGGTGACCATGGGCATGCCGGCGGCGATCTATCGCCACGTCTATCGCGCCCACAGCCTCAAGTCGCTGGAGCGCAACATCCTCGGCTTCGTCGGCTTCGCGCCGGTGCGCGAGACGCTGATCGGCTCGGTGGAGAACCTCGACGAGGCCGACTGCCGGACGTGGTTCACGCGCCTGGAGAAACTGGGCCGCCAGGCGCGGTAGGCGCGGCCGCGCTACCCCGCCAGGTAGGGCCGCAGCCACTGGCGCAGCTGCGGCCCCTGCAGCAGCCCCGGCTGGCGGGCGACCTCCGTGCCGTTCTGGAAGACGATCAGCGTGGGGATGCTGCGGATGCCGAAGCGCGCCGCCAGCGCCTGCTGCTCCTCGGTGTTGAGCTTGGCGAAGCGCAGCCGCGGCTCGAGCTCCCGGGCGGCCTCGGCGAAGATCGGCGCCATCGCCTTGCAGGGCCCGCACCAGCTGGCCCAGAAGTCCACCACCACCGGCAGCTCGCTGCGCTCGACCAGGGCGGAGAAGTTGGCGTCGCTGAGCGCCACCGGCTCGCCGGTGAACAGCGCCCGGCGGCACTTGCCGCAGGTCGGGCCGTCGTCGAGCCGCGCTCGCGCGACGCGATTGACGGCGTGGCAGTGGGGGCAGCCCAGCTTCAGGGAATCGGTCATGGCACACTCCGGGGCGACGGGATTTTCCCCGCACTATACCCATGAACGGCCATCGCCCGCGACGCCTATCGAGCGCCCCGACACCCGACGCGCGCCCTGCGCGTCATGCAGCGCACCCCGCGGGCTGCTATCGTCGCCGCAATACCGCCCGGCGTCCCCGAGAGAGCCCCATGACCGACCGCCCCGATCCCCGCGTACTGCTGCGCCTGCTGTCGCTGCTCGCCCCCTACCGCGGCCGCGTGGCGCTGGCCGCCCTGGCGCTGCTCGCCGCGGCGGGCAGCGTGCTGCTGCTCGGCCAGGGACTGCGCCTGGTGATCGACCAGGGCTTCCTGGCCGAGGATGCCCGCCAGCTCAACCGGGTGCTGGTCGGCATGCTGGCCGTGGTGGCGGTGCTCGCGATCGCCTCGGCGCTGCGCTACTACCTGGTCACCTGGATCGGCGAGCGGCTGGCCGCCGACCTGCGCCGCCGGGTCTTCGATCACCTGCTCGACCTGGAGCCCGGTTTCTTCGAGAGCAGCCGCGGGGACGGCGGCGGCGCCGGGGAGATCGCCTCGCGGCTCACGGCGGACACCAGCGTGCTGCAGAGCCTGTTCGGCTCCTCGATCTCGCTGGCGCTGCGCAACCTGCTGATGCTCGCCGGCGCCGTGGCGCTGATGGTGGTGACCCAGCCGTGGCTTTCGGCCATCGTGCTGCTGGGCATTCCGGCCACGCTGCTGCCGATCCTGTGGTTCGGCCGCCGGGTGCGGCGCCTGTCGCGCTTCAGCCAGGACCGGGTGGCCGAGCTCGGGCGCTACGCCGGCGAGGCCCTCTCGGGCATCCGCACCGTCCAGGCCTTCACCCACGAGCCGAGCGATCGCCGGGCCTACGGCGCGCGGGTCGAGGAGGCCTTCGCCACCGCCGTGGCGCGCACCCGCCAGCGCGCCTGGCTGACCGGCGGCGCGCTGCTGGCGGTCTTCGCCGCGGTGGGCGTGATGCTCTGGCAGGGCGGCCAGGCGGTACTCGCCGGCAGCATGAGCGCCGGCGAGCTCTCGGCCTTCGTCTTCTACGCGGTGCTGGCGGCCGGCGCGGTGGCGACGCTCGCCGAGGTGGCGGGCGACGTGCAGCGCGCCGCGGGCGCCGCCGAGCGGCTGCTGGAGCTGATGGCGACGCGCCCCGCGATCCGCGCCCCGGCGCGCCCCACGCCCCTGCCCGTCCCGCTGCGCGGGGAGATCCGCCTGGAGGGCGTGAGCTTCACCTACCCCGGCCGGCAGACGCCGGCGCTCGCGGCGTTGGACCTCGCCATCGCGCCCGGCGAGCGGGTCGCCCTGGTGGGCCCCTCCGGGGCCGGCAAGAGCACCCTGCTCGCGCTGCTGCTGCGCTTCCACGACCCCGACCGGGGCACCCTGAGGCTCGACGGCATCGACCTGCGCGACCTCGACCCGCGCGAGCTGCGCGCCTGCCTCGGCCTGGTGGCCCAGGAGCCGGTGCTGTTCAGCGGCAGCGTCGCCGACAACCTGCGCGTCGGCCGACGCGATGGCGACCGCGAGGCGCTGCGCCGAGCGGCCCGGGACGCCAACGCCCTGGGCTTCATCGAGGCGCTGCCCCAGGGCCTCGACACACTCCTCGGCCCCGGCGGCGTGCAGCTCTCCGGCGGCCAGCGCCAGCGCCTGGCGATCGCCCGGGCGCTGCTCAAGGATCCCCGGGTGCTGCTGCTCGACGAGGCCACCAGCGCCCTAGACGCCGAGAGCGAACGGCTGGTGCAGCAGGCGCTGGACCGGCTGATGGCCGAGCGCACGAGCCTGGTCATCGCCCACCGGCTGGCCACGGTGGTCGCCGCCGACCGGCTGCTGGTGATGGACGAGGGGCGTCTGGTGGCGGCCGGCCGCCACGCAGAGCTGCTCGAGACGAGCCCGCTCTATCGCCACCTCGCCGAGCTGCAGTTCGGCCGCCACGCCCTGCCCCCGGCCGATGAGGCGCGCTGAGCCCTCTCCCCTGCCGTCTGCATGGCAAGGCGGGGCAAGACAGGGTCCCCACAAAACGCTACCCCCCGGCACTGGGCCGGGGGGTAGCGCGCGTTTCGCTCGAGGAGAGTCGAGGGCGTCAGGCGCCCTTCTGCGCCGTCATGCCGGCCATCGGACTGGCGGCCGGGCGCTTGCCCGGCTTCGGAGTGCCGGCCTCCTGGGCACTCGCCGCGACGAACTCGGGGTAGGCCAGCATCCCGCACTCGTGCAGGTCCATGCCTTCCCGTTCCTCCTGCTCGCTGATACGCAGCCCCATGACGGTTCGAATGATCCACAGTACCGCGAA includes the following:
- a CDS encoding peptidylprolyl isomerase, with translation MVCFRVHQPASQPTSKESNMAQASARHILVDSEAKCNELKAEIEAGRDFAEVAREHSNCPSGRQGGELGTFGPGQMVPEFDKVVFSADLNQVQGPVKTQFGYHLLEVTSRS
- a CDS encoding DUF6494 family protein — translated: MNDDTFHHSIRKLLKNVGVNTQQEIEQAVRQALADGRLTGDETLPATVRVEVAGLELALDFTGEITLE
- a CDS encoding ABC transporter ATP-binding protein, with translation MIRVEGLSKTFADGFQALVDVDLTIQRGEIFALLGPNGAGKTTLISVICGLVNASAGRVLVDGHDNVADYRAARSLIGLVPQELTNEAFTTVWDTVSFSRGLFGKPKDPAHIERVLRSLTLWEKRHSRLLELSGGMKRRVLIAKALSHAPQVLFLDEPTAGVDVELRREMWEVVRGLRDQGVTIILTTHYIEEAEEMADRIGVIRRGEIVLVENTHALMHKLGSKELTLHLQEPLEAVPDSLAGHGLVLGDEGHALVYSYDAARPEDGSTISGLLADLEAVGVRVRDLHTRQSSLEDIFVSLVQERRST
- a CDS encoding ABC transporter permease, coding for MNLTSVRTLYCAEMARSLRTMLQSIVSPVISTSLYFVVFGAAIGTRISEVEGVSYGAFIVPGLIMLMLLTQSVSNASFGIFFPRFSGSIYEILSAPMSYVEVVVGYVGAAATKSLILGLIVLVTARLFVPYSIDHPLMMAVFLVLTAVTFSLLGFIIGIWADGFEKLQLVPLLVITPLTFLGGTFYSIDMLPPFWQALTLANPVVYLVSGFRWSFYGISDVSPLVSLGMILLFLSVALAMVGWIFRSGYRLKP
- a CDS encoding carbamate kinase → MRIVVALGGNALLRPGEPMTIDNQRHNVRRAARGLAELAGRHQLVVTHGNGPQVGLLALQAQACQPTEAVPLDVLDAQTEGMIGYLIEAELMNAMPAGASCATLLTRVEVDADDPAFLLPSKPIGPEYGLADMQRWKAERGWAFVASSPGHWRRVVASPLPRRILPIDVIGRLVDAGVVVICAGGGGIPTVRGAGGRLEGIEAVIDKDHASGLLATRLDADALLLLTDVAAVYQGWGGPAPSPLARATPEMLGELAFEPGSMGPKVTAACEFVTARGGVAGIGALEDAERILEGLAGTLIHP
- the yejK gene encoding nucleoid-associated protein YejK → MPILHSIIHRIDTASGETPTLIPAAEELAPSAALDDLLAGVNDAFNAKPKAWGHFVDATPEGEVSSPFSTELAEVLDGGRDFATFSRDVAARLAELIGDHLTLAGDLLMVDQRVGDARYLFLALLHHRSGFGVDDDLAVVPVRQLNLTQMSLAARLDIRQWQGETPSKQYLAWTKDRGGKKLAEGFAALLGAAEGVDATGETRTLLKAFSDYVEQEDLPEEASREKTDALIDYASDQASRGEPITLEELSEVLDEQQPTAFYEHIRNADYGLSPEIPPDKRTLNQFRRFAGRSGGVSISFDSHLLGSSVEYDEAQDRLIIKQVPKQLREQLKRQD
- a CDS encoding NAD(P)H-dependent oxidoreductase, yielding MRRILILQGHPDTAAPHLLHALADHYRRGAEQAGHEVRVLTIAEQTFPLLQSQRAWTEEPMPEALAPARDAIAWCEHLVLCFPLWLGDMPALVKGFLEQVLRPHFAFEYVQGNPLGRKGLTGRSARVVVTMGMPAAIYRHVYRAHSLKSLERNILGFVGFAPVRETLIGSVENLDEADCRTWFTRLEKLGRQAR
- the trxC gene encoding thioredoxin TrxC, whose amino-acid sequence is MTDSLKLGCPHCHAVNRVARARLDDGPTCGKCRRALFTGEPVALSDANFSALVERSELPVVVDFWASWCGPCKAMAPIFAEAARELEPRLRFAKLNTEEQQALAARFGIRSIPTLIVFQNGTEVARQPGLLQGPQLRQWLRPYLAG
- a CDS encoding ABC transporter transmembrane domain-containing protein, which gives rise to MTDRPDPRVLLRLLSLLAPYRGRVALAALALLAAAGSVLLLGQGLRLVIDQGFLAEDARQLNRVLVGMLAVVAVLAIASALRYYLVTWIGERLAADLRRRVFDHLLDLEPGFFESSRGDGGGAGEIASRLTADTSVLQSLFGSSISLALRNLLMLAGAVALMVVTQPWLSAIVLLGIPATLLPILWFGRRVRRLSRFSQDRVAELGRYAGEALSGIRTVQAFTHEPSDRRAYGARVEEAFATAVARTRQRAWLTGGALLAVFAAVGVMLWQGGQAVLAGSMSAGELSAFVFYAVLAAGAVATLAEVAGDVQRAAGAAERLLELMATRPAIRAPARPTPLPVPLRGEIRLEGVSFTYPGRQTPALAALDLAIAPGERVALVGPSGAGKSTLLALLLRFHDPDRGTLRLDGIDLRDLDPRELRACLGLVAQEPVLFSGSVADNLRVGRRDGDREALRRAARDANALGFIEALPQGLDTLLGPGGVQLSGGQRQRLAIARALLKDPRVLLLDEATSALDAESERLVQQALDRLMAERTSLVIAHRLATVVAADRLLVMDEGRLVAAGRHAELLETSPLYRHLAELQFGRHALPPADEAR